In Delphinus delphis chromosome 11, mDelDel1.2, whole genome shotgun sequence, one genomic interval encodes:
- the CCER1 gene encoding coiled-coil domain-containing glutamate-rich protein 1 has product MTQPLDRKEDPLNLGHGGASSAPLSTWSSCHRRLRGAPVYRQWHRYGPKAEYEPPRKQPKQQHGSGPWFQPPRRPSWAVYSNWGRWGGPWHPPPEGFWKPPGRVQVIRVYGLHPFCLCCCSCWRSPWNPGWARPPARKKHWGRRGRGLRRDPRRSFQRSPSEDLSTLLRPVNLCGWREPGLRAPRNTTQFIMNQIYEDMRQQEALRAQQAQAGGTASAAGSFGNDAASSGGEEDAELRATLYSFGQNPSLAFSPDPDEENQSPSPQPVEEEERNEEEEEKCGEEECDCKELESEEEDAEGEDEEAEEPDSVEEGAEGEEHEEEGEGLEEEEQREEENRLSLEMPLSTLVGAEEETENFINCTY; this is encoded by the coding sequence ATGACCCAGCCCCTCGATAGAAAAGAGGATCCTCTTAACCTGGGCCACGGGGGGGCGTCCTCTGCCCCATTAAGCACCTGGTCTTCCTGCCATCGAAGGCTCAGGGGCGCTCCGGTTTACAGGCAGTGGCATCGCTATGGTCCCAAGGCCGAGTATGAGCCCCCAAGGAAACAGCCGAAGCAACAGCACGGCTCAGGACCTTGGTTCCAGCCACCCAGACGTCCCTCTTGGGCCGTGTATTCTAATTGGGGGCGCTGGGGAGGACCCTGGCACCCACCTCCGGAGGGATTCTGGAAGCCCCCTGGCCGGGTGCAAGTGATCCGGGTGTACGGCCTGCACCCATTCTGCCtttgctgctgctcctgctggCGCAGCCCCTGGAATCCCGGCTGGGCGAGGCCCCCGGCCCGGAAGAAGCACTGGGGCCGCCGGGGCCGCGGCCTGCGCCGCGACCCTCGCCGCTCCTTCCAGAGGAGCCCTTCAGAGGATCTGAGCACGCTGCTGCGGCCGGTCAATCTGTGCGGGTGGCGGGAACCCGGCCTGCGGGCACCGCGGAACACCACCCAGTTCATCATGAACCAGATCTACGAGGATATGCGGCAGCAGGAGGCACTGCGGGCGCAGCAGGCCCAGGCGGGCGGCACCGCATCCGCGGCCGGCTCCTTCGGAAACGATGCGGCCTCCAGCGGTGGCGAGGAAGACGCGGAGCTGCGGGCAACTTTGTATAGCTTTGGGCAGAATCCCTCTCTAGCCTTCAGTCCGGACCCGGATGAGGAAAACCAGTCTCCAAGCCCACAGCCggtagaggaagaggagagaaatgaggaggaggaggagaagtgtGGCGAGGAGGAGTGTGACTGCAAAGAGTTGGAGAGCGAGGAGGAGGACGCAGAGGGCGAGGATGAAGAGGCCGAAGAACCTGACTCCGTGGAGGAGGGGGCGGAGGGGGAGGAGCatgaagaggaaggggaggggctggaggaggaagagcagagggaggaagagaaccGTTTGTCTCTGGAAATGCCTTTATCAACCTTAGTGGGGGctgaagaagagacagagaactTTATAAACTGTACTTATTGA